The DNA sequence GTGCCGGACAGCTAACCGATATCCAGCTGCACACGCTTCTGCTGGTTCGTTCCGGCTGCGTAGACTACAGAACGAATCGCTTTGGCGATTTTTCCGTGTCTGCCGATAACTTTACCCATGTCCTCTGCGTGCACTTCAAGACGCAGGGTGAGTGAATGACCATGATCCTCTTCTGTCACCCGGACATCCTCAGGATGGTCAACCAAAGCTTTTGCGATAGTTTCAACCAGTTCTTTCATCATCATTCACCGCCCGCTCAAGATTTACTTTGCATTTTTTGCGTTGTGAAGCTGTTCCATAAGCCCTTTACGGGAGAACAGGTTACGAACTGTATCAGACGGCTTAGCACCATCCAGCATCCACTTTACAGCTTTCTCTTCATCCACGTTGAATTCAACAGGATCTTTAAGTGGGTTGTAAGTTCCTAGTTCTTCAATAGAACGTCCATCACGCGGCGCGCGGGAATCCGCTACGACAACACGGTAGAACGGAGATTTTTTTGCTCCCATTCGTTTCAGACGAATTTTTACTGCCATGTGTTTCACCTCCAAAATTATCTCACACGATTTATTATATTATCATATCAAACCCAAATCGACAACCCCAGTAAAGGAAAAAATCTTTACAGACAAATTTCTTTAATTAAATAAGCACAGAACAGGCTTTATCAGATATCAATTCAGAAATAAAATGCACGTTCGGGCATTGCCTCAAAGAAAATTTAAATGCACCTTTACATGAAAGGCATTTTCATACCGCCGCCCTTTTTCTTGCCCTTCTGCATGCCGGTCATCTGCTTCATCATTTTTTTCATTTCATCAAATTGTTTAATGAGCCGGTTAACTTCCTGAATATTCCTCCCGCTGCCTCTGGCTATGCGGCGTTTACGGCTGCCATTCAGCACGGAAGGCGTATCACGCTCTTCTTTAGTCATTGATTTTACGATCGCTTCAATATGCGCAATTTGCTTATCATCAACCTGGAGATTTTTCATACCTTTCAT is a window from the Alkalicoccus halolimnae genome containing:
- the rpsP gene encoding 30S ribosomal protein S16, which encodes MAVKIRLKRMGAKKSPFYRVVVADSRAPRDGRSIEELGTYNPLKDPVEFNVDEEKAVKWMLDGAKPSDTVRNLFSRKGLMEQLHNAKNAK
- a CDS encoding KH domain-containing protein produces the protein MKELVETIAKALVDHPEDVRVTEEDHGHSLTLRLEVHAEDMGKVIGRHGKIAKAIRSVVYAAGTNQQKRVQLDIG